The proteins below are encoded in one region of Planctomycetaceae bacterium:
- the flhB gene encoding flagellar biosynthesis protein FlhB: MADKPSQDKTEQPTAERLRKARQEGRIPESQELPSALMLLMLTLVLAVGGGWLFEHLAGEFSKGLAVRLGHPMTQEDFTHLLRVKGMQALIIVSPFALGALAVSMLGSVVTSGWSVSTKALKFDLEKINPFKGFGNLISLKSVVQLVTSMTKVTVVAMVTWYSMRDEIPRLSALTWQDPQAMMASSGRLLLSVLARITLALLVIGGLDVLYQKWNHRRQLKMTRQEVKEENKEHEQSGEIKGRVRSIQYALARRRMLSDVAAADVVVANPTHVAVALKYDSTQMAAPIVVAKGADLMCEKIKEIARLHDVPVVTRPELARGLFAAADIGEAVPDSLFVAVAEVLAMIYRMRGVAARRRRAAAGAGR, from the coding sequence ATGGCCGATAAACCTTCACAAGACAAGACCGAACAGCCGACCGCCGAACGCCTCCGCAAGGCGCGGCAGGAGGGGCGCATTCCTGAAAGCCAGGAACTGCCCTCGGCCTTGATGCTGCTGATGCTGACGCTGGTGCTGGCGGTGGGCGGCGGCTGGCTGTTCGAGCACCTCGCCGGCGAGTTCAGCAAAGGTCTGGCGGTACGCCTGGGCCATCCCATGACACAGGAGGATTTCACGCACCTGCTGCGGGTCAAGGGCATGCAGGCGCTGATCATCGTTTCGCCGTTCGCCCTGGGAGCCCTGGCGGTCTCGATGCTGGGCAGCGTCGTCACCAGCGGCTGGTCGGTCTCGACCAAGGCGCTGAAGTTCGACCTGGAGAAGATTAACCCGTTCAAGGGGTTCGGCAATCTGATCTCGCTCAAGTCGGTGGTGCAGTTGGTGACGTCGATGACGAAGGTCACGGTCGTCGCCATGGTCACCTGGTACTCGATGCGCGACGAGATTCCGCGCCTGTCGGCCCTGACGTGGCAGGACCCGCAGGCGATGATGGCATCGAGCGGGCGGCTGCTGCTGAGCGTGCTGGCGCGGATCACGCTGGCGCTGCTGGTGATCGGCGGGCTGGACGTGCTGTATCAGAAGTGGAACCATCGCCGCCAGTTGAAGATGACTCGCCAGGAAGTCAAGGAAGAGAACAAAGAGCACGAGCAGAGCGGCGAGATCAAGGGGCGCGTCCGCTCGATCCAGTACGCCCTGGCGCGGCGGCGGATGCTGTCTGACGTGGCGGCCGCCGACGTGGTCGTGGCCAACCCCACGCACGTGGCGGTGGCTCTGAAGTACGACTCGACGCAGATGGCCGCCCCGATCGTGGTGGCCAAGGGCGCCGACCTGATGTGCGAGAAAATCAAGGAGATCGCCCGCCTGCACGACGTTCCGGTCGTGACGCGCCCGGAACTGGCCCGCGGGCTCTTCGCCGCCGCCGACATCGGCGAAGCGGTGCCCGATTCGCTCTTTGTCGCCGTGGCGGAAGTGCTGGCGATGATCTACCGCATGCGGGGCGTGGCGGC